The proteins below come from a single Euleptes europaea isolate rEulEur1 chromosome 5, rEulEur1.hap1, whole genome shotgun sequence genomic window:
- the CEP55 gene encoding LOW QUALITY PROTEIN: centrosomal protein of 55 kDa (The sequence of the model RefSeq protein was modified relative to this genomic sequence to represent the inferred CDS: inserted 1 base in 1 codon): MTSKATSETNVSKWRLKSGDSKSDTELQIYKKENAALKKSLEEIIKGKSKMTHEERKRLLEKILALETENEKYKGILGEKDKEFQHLKDELKKITRSGDLASLRSQLEEKTKEVAKRERLLTSLLEEMDRLKKELAAKCVELENRAGTVQVSQETVARCPGSQSNVNEVEIQLKDALEKNHQWLLYDQQREAYVQGLLARIFELEQQFKTIIQQEVKETQTEGEQQVHYEQQLEAARRDLEIERLAVAQLHSELNTFKLKHEETQRETAHLNVLKLEQQASLQTLQDENHVQGEIIQXLTHENKVAREELKEERKRTEVLVSQVELLHRSLLKQQEECTRIAALEQQIQACSSDLENEKVDRQNLQHQLHKLLKELRKAREQSKRLEAAKLPEHTCVEVLHNFQAAFEDKLVIQDEHSSPKRSNLLDESFLECPKCKALYPTSQHRELLAHLDFCAD; this comes from the exons ATGACGTCCAAAGCCACCAGCGAGACAAATGTCAGCAAGTGGAGGCTAAAGTCTGGAGATTCCAAATCTGACACTGAGTTGCAGATATACAAGAAGGAGAATGCGGCCCTGAAAAAATCTCTGGAAGAAATCATCAAGGGCAAAAGCAAAATGACCCACGAAGAAAGAAAAAGGCTTCTGGAG AAAATACTTGCCCTtgaaacagaaaatgaaaaatataaGGGCATTCTTGGGGAGAAAGATAAAGAATTCCAGCACCTAAAAGACGAGCTGAAGAAAATAACTAGAAGTGGAGATCTTGCCAGCCTGCGTAGCCAACTGGAAGAGAAGACAAAGGAAGTGGCGAAGAGAGAACGGCTGCTCACGTCTCTCTTGGAAGAGATGGACCGCCTGAAAAAAGAGCTAGCAGCTAAGTGTGTGGAGCTTGAAAACAGAGCCGGAACTGTTCAGGTTTCCCAG gaaactgttGCGAGGTGCCCTGGATCACAAAGTAACGTGAATGAAGTTGAAATCCAACTCAAAGAT gctTTGGAGAAAAACCACCAGTGGCTGCTATATGACCAGCAACGGGAGGCCTATGTTCAGGGCCTCTTGGCAAGAATCTTTGAACTGGAGCAGCAGTTCAAAACTATTATCCAACAGGAAGTCAAAGAAACCCAGACAGAAG GAGAACAGCAGGTGCATTACGAACAGCAGCTGGAAGCTGCCAGGAGAGATCTTGAGATAGAAAGGCTTGCTGTAGCCCAGCTGCATTCAGAGCTGAACACGTTTAAACTGAAGCACGAGGAAACCCAGCGAGAGACGGCGCACTTAAATGTGCTGAAGCTGGAACAGCAAGCCAGCCTGCAGACTCTTCAGGATGAAAACCACGTCCAAGGGGAGATCATTC AGCTCACGCATGAAAACAAAGTAGCCAGAGAAGAGcttaaagaagaaaggaaaaggacAGAAGTGCTCGTGTCTCAG GTTGAACTGCTTCACAGATCTCTCTTAAAGCAGCAAGAGGAATGTACCAGGATAGCAGCTTTGGAACAGCAG ATCCAGGCATGCTCGTCAGACTTGGAGAATGAAAAAGTTGATCGCCAGAACTTGCAGCATCAGTTGCATAAGCTCCTTAAGGAGCTGCGCAAGGCAAGGGAGCAGAGCAAACGCCTTGAGGCCGCG AAGCTCCCAGAGCATACGTGTGTAGAAGTCCTGCATAATTTccaggctgcctttgaagacaagtTGGTAATACAAGATGAGCATTCTTCACCTAAACGTTCAAACCTTCTCGACGAAAGTTTCCTGGAATGCCCCAAATGTAAAGCACTATATCCTACAAGCCAGCATAGGGAGTTATTAGCCCACCTTGATTTCTGTGCAGATTAA